The sequence GAAATCTATAGCTCAGGACTGTAAGCACTGCAGCATACCCATGTGTGTGCCAGTGGCACCGTGCAGCCGCCATATCTGTCAAAGTCAACCTGGGAGAGTCTGTATCAGGGCAGACATGGGGGTGAAGCGGTTATAGACAGGGAAAGCAATCTGGAGGTTGTGAACAATCACAAAAATATAACAAACAGCAGATGTGAAGTCTGTGTGGAAGACCAAGCTGCAGGAGGGTGCGGAAGAGCCCGTATCCATACCCATATACCAGTTTGGCCAACATGTCCTTCTCTTGATGCAAGGAGCAGGTTCTCCGTCTGTTGTAGGGAGACAGTCTTAGGGTTGATGCTGCCCTCTCCCTAGGGGCCTGGCTATGGTGTGTAAGCGGGCGGGGGTTGGAAAGGATTCATGACGTCATACTCGGAAGGGTAAGAGTCAGCTTCCATCTCTGACAGCAACTCCAGGGCCTGCTCCTCTTCTTCAGAAGGATAATGGCGTAGGAGGTTGGCAGCGGTGGCGAGGATGGATGCTCCCCCTGCCCCGGCCACCAAGTAGAAACTAACAGCGAAGGTGACGTAGACTTGGGAGCCGTGATACTGTTTGTGCTGCTGCTGGAGTGCGAGTATGAGCTCCGAGGCCCAGTAGCAGAAACCAATAACCGTAGCACATTGCAGAACTGGAAAACCAAGAAGGAAGAGAGAGAGATTATTATTTAGAAGCCACCGATCTCTAGAATGTGGAGCGAGAAGCGCGCACATATCACCCCCTCCTCGCTGCAGGAGAAGACTACGGGCCTGCCTCGATTCCCTCCCACAGCTCAACATGtcagctcctctctctcctcattggagggattggttggggtctcagcgcttagacccccactgatcaaaacttttgataggtCTCTATGACGTATCAAAAGTTTTACCAAAATTCTGTGATCCTTTAAGCAAAACATATCAATGTCCTGATGTCTTAAAATCTTTTTCTATACTGCGCAGCGCCTCTTCTCTCAGTCAGTTACCTGTGAGTATGTGGGCAAAGGCGTAGCGCCTTGTGATTTTGAGAGCAGGATGTTTGGGGCCGAAGACATCGAGCAGGAAGGCGGTCATACTGCAGGCGATACCCAGGAAGCAGAAGCCCGCGATGACTCGGAGGAGGAGGATCGTCTGGTGGTTCATACAGAACTCTGCAGAAACATACAACAGGTCATTAAGTCTAACGAGCTCCGTTCCCATCTCCCCTCTGGATATACTAAAAATtacacccccttccccccaaaaaaaagacaaTATCCGCAGGTCCTTTCCTTTGCCAGTGTCGTGTGCCTCGTAACTAGTCTCTCGTTCAAAAAAGTGGGCACATGCAGAGAAGCAGGAATATTTATAGGCCCCACGTGAGAAAGTCCCACGTGAGAAAGTCAGCCTCCCATTGTTCCTGCGGTGGGGGTCCGATGTGGATGGGGGCTAATCCATGACATACAAATCTGTTGCAGAAATCTGAGGGCCAGTCATGGATTTCTGCTGCGGATAATACGAGTTGGTTTTTCCTGCCATGTGGACATGTCCTTGGAGGACTACAGGGGTGTTTGCAAGAGCATACCCGCCGATGCTGGACTATGGCAGGGGCTAGAATTAATAATATATAGAAAGACCTGGGGAAGACTACCCAGCTATCTTACATCAAGAACCCGTGATACGGTCATGAAACTTACTTGTCAGCAGCTCCGGATCCTCCGTTCCCAGGACATCTGCCACCCCCAGCTCCTGGCGTTTGCACGTTCCCCCATGGATATGTAGCCAGGCAGGTTCTGCTAGAGCAGTGCACAGGGCTGTGATGGACAACGCACCGGGCAGGGCTGATGCCAGGCTTCTTTCTGGTTGCTTGGGCAAAGAGTGAGCCCCGTGACCTCGTCTCCTCGGCATAGAAGAACCACCGGACCCGCCGGGAGCAAACATGTCAGGTGCTGGTTTTAGTCTAGAACGATGAAAGAGAGATAATACAGGACGATATTCCACACCTGCTAGGAGACACATCAGAACGACGGGCGAGGAGGGCCAGGAGATCTAGAAGTAAGGTTTTTGAGGGGTTTATTCATTATTAATAATGACAAATTAACATTTGCCATACTAACCTCCTCAATTCCAGCACTGCTGCAGCTGTGACAAGGTTTTAGTTGCAGCGATGACATGCTGTATaccacacatgactgctgcagccagtcactggcctcagcagtgtacAGCattgtgatttattttatttttttattatcttcGCCGAtcttgggcaacccctttaaatgtaaaatGTGCTCCTGCTAATTTAATGTATTTTTGCAGTGACATACACTATATGATTTTCCAGTTTCGATACCCTCTGGTGGTTTCCACCTATGCGGAATATACTCATTTAGAACATGCACACATGCAGTATAATGTAAGGAGACCCTAAGAGATGTTAAGTACGTCATCAGTGTCACTTAAATCCAGAATAGTATCTTGTAAGAAGGCAACCAAGTCTCCTGTGAGAACAGGACCACCTTGTCCTCAAGATTGGTGGCATCTGGTCTTCACAGTTTTACTGTATGACAAAAGTCTTGTGGTGGAAAGCTCctttaggcctcacgcacacaacTGTGTCCATATTTTGGTCCACAAATCATGGATCCACAATATATGGATGTCTTTGAAGTGCTCTCCACCGTTGTCtctctcccatcaatagaaaggactaTTTACGGTACATCTACATATTTTGCTCTAATtgcggcggggcatgggagccAATAATTCCTTGCCCCGCCACCGATCACATAACGCTACAGGCTACACACCTCATTGGCCATAGaaggggcactggggggacattactggccttaaggggggcactggggggacattactggccataaggggggcactggggggacattactggccataaggggggcactggggggacattactggccttaaggggggcactggggggacattactggccataaggggggcactggggggatattactggccataaggggggcactggggggatattactggccataaggggggcactggggggacattactggccataaggggggcactggggggacattactggccataagggggacactggggggacattactggccataaggggggcactggggggacattactggccataagcgGGGCACtgagggggacattactggccttaaggggggtactgagggggacattactggccataagcggggcactggggggacattactggccataagcggggcactggggggacattactggccataagcggggcactggggggacattactggccataagcgGGGCACtgagggggacattactggccttaaggggggtactgagggggacattactggccttaaggggggcactgggggacattactggccttaagcggggcactggggggacattactggccataagcggggcactggggggacattactggccataagcggggcactgggggggacattactggccataaggggggcactgggggggacATTTCTGGCCTTAAGGGGGGCACATTACTGGCCttaaggggggcactggggggacattactggccttaaggggggcactggggggacattactggccttaaggggggcactggggggacattactggccttaaggggggcactggggggacattactggccttaAGGGGAgcactggggggacattactggccttaaggggggcactggggggacattactggccttaagggggggacattactggccttaagggggggacattactggccttaaggggggcactggggggacattactggccttaagggggggacactgctggccttaaggggggcactggggggacattactggccttaaagggggcactggggggacattactggccttaaagggggggacattactggccttaaggggggcactggggggggggggacattactggccataaggggggcactggagggggggacattactggccataaggggggcactggagggggggacattactggccataaggggggcactggaggggggggggacattactggccataaggggggcgggacattactggccataaggggggcgggacattactggccataagggggcatgggggggggacattactggccataaggggggcactggggggggacATTACTTGCTGGAAGGGGGGCACTAGGAAAACTAGCCATAAGGGCGGCACTAGAGCACAGtatgggggggaaattactactgtggagcaTATTTCTACTGTGGGGGAGTACGGTAATTACTATGTGTGGCAGAAAAATACTACATGAGGGCAGTGGCGGAATTAATCtaaggttttattattattactaggggcactCTAGGTGGcatttataattgctgtagacactataagcGACATTATTTCTCCCGGGGTCActcttttttcagcagtatagtacccggGGAGCAGGATTACaggaatacataaaaaaatacactCGTGCGTGAGGCCAGATTCACACAAGTGTAACATAGCGTTTCGGTGCCCGTATGGCGGGAGGTCAAAGGACCGGCGTCACAGGGATCCAGCGCGCTGTTAGCTTGGCTCATTCCACCCGCCATGTTTTCCCAGCAGTAATAcagatgaaaaataataaaaacgatCGTCATGTGGAAGACGCCGCCATGGGGTTGTCGCCCAGCTCTTCCAGGCAGGCGGATAGAGATCCCCGCTGGCCTTTATGGATGTCACCCGGCGTTTCCAGGACCAGATATAACTAAGGGACATAATTTTACTTTATTACTAAACGTCATCTGCGATAATGGATACGGGGAACAATTCACTGTCTGAGAACAGCAGTTTTGTCGCCGCTGATCACCGGCATGGACGCTGTACGGTGACATTAAGCCACGTTCACACTTGTCTGAAGCCAATGATATCAGCAGACATGGCTACACCTATGTACAGGAGCCTGTCTGAGAGCAGGGAGCTTCTATAGGACGATCAGATGTTCCATACGCTATAAAAACCcaatgtgtgatgtcatcatcaagtGATCGGCGTATAATAAGCCAAGGGACACCATACAGGGTGTCCCCGAGTGCCCCCAATCCATCCCAGCCCCCCAAACACATTCACACCTATCCCTGACACACTCATAAGCGCTATCCACAGGCCCCTTCCCCCCAATCAGCCCGACtttactaaccgcagctcccggtCCTCTTCTGCCCTGTAGCTCGGCTATAACCACAGCTGACTTCCGCCTCCTCCCTGCGTCATCAGCGCCCCCCTACCATGTATGAAACAAGAGGTTAAACCCTGACGTCTTCAAAGAGGGAAGCCATGTTTCCGGAGTCTCTCGAGCTATACGCGAATgctaaaatagccaatcaaaaATGGCGTCTCAGGAGAGACAATGATGGAACGTTCGATTTTACCTCTAGTGAATAAAATGTTGAGTAATTTTGAAAGTGTAGTTCTGCGAGTGACCGGGAGAGGGAGCAGTGGATGTACCGGCATACACTGCGACTGAGTGAGGAAGTGAAGTGGGAAAACCGGGAGAGGGTGAGTGTCATGTAAGAGGGGGGACTGGGAAGGTAACGGGGAAACGGGAGGCCGATAGAGCGGCTGGGTGACGTGTGAGGAGCACCGTgtacatggctgtgtatagagttTACAAAGAACCATGCATACTGACCCTCTTTCCGGGTGTTCTGAGATAAGGGACATGTGCGGAATAGGTGTACAACGCCCTCCATGTATATTGTGAGCGCCCCCTTGTGGTAGCTGCGGGCAGACAGAATTGTATTATTTAAAGGGACACAGCTGTGCCACATCTATGGCATATCCCTGACTGTGCCATTAATATGTATGATGAGACCatccctttaaggctaggtctacacgacgacatttgttatAATggcaggctatggtgtcgcactgcgacatgctgcgacgcggcagtcgcagaaaaatccacctCCATGTCTGTGGTACTTCCACTCTTCCTGGTATAGAGAGCCCCTTTATTGTGCTTCCTAATGGAGGATCGGACCCTCACcacagatattgatggcttattctAAGGATATCAGTCCTGGAGAATCCCTTCCGGAAGTAGATTATTGATGATCTGCCCTCAGGATAGGttaccagtagtgttgagcgaacttgtgttttaagttcggcatctaaagtttgggttatcgaagaatcgcgttatgaattccactaccacggaccataacggatttTAGAATCCATgatgcgattcttcgataacccgaactttagacgccaaacttaaaacacaagttcgctcaacactagttatcagtatgagatcagtgggggtccgcctCCCAGCACAGAtcacagctgtttgaagaggccatggtggtctggtgagcactgcggcctcctcacaaCATAcgcagcacagcgccatacattgtatagtagtTGCCCATTCGTTCAAATGGGACAGAGCTGCGCCCAggtcacgtgactgatgaacgtgacgtcactggcctaggagaagGCCTCTCCAAACTGCAGATCAgctggggtgccaggagtcggacacgcaccgatcagatactgatgacctgtcctgaggataggccttcAATATTATACTCCcctaaaacccctttaacccgtcCTGCACCATGGCAAACATTTACAGCTCTAGTGGGATTTAGTTCCCCCAAAGAGTTGTGAGCGGCCATTAACCAGTTGGATGCCATGGTCAGTGGCCACCCTGGAACCTCATTGGTTTTACAAAGGGTTGAGGCCCCGTCTGTAAGCACATCTTTTGTTCCTACCTGTATTCTGAAGTCGCTGATGCTCATGTTTTACTTTCCTCCACAGAATAGATGAAGTATGAAGGACTCACTGACCCTGCTGAGCAGAGTGAGCGCTCACCCTGACTCCCGCTGCTGGTTCCTGGCATGGAACCCCACCGGAACTCTCTTGGCATCTTGTGGGGGAGATAAAACCATCCGAATTTGGGGCAAAGAGGGTGTGTACTGTTGAGGCTGCACGCTATACCACATAAATCAGTcagacctcattcacattgcttTCCACATCAGCCCATACTTCAAAGGACCTGAACATGGATGATCCTTGTATGAGGTCAGAAAAAAAGGGTCTATCCGCCTCCCTAATAagagcgccactcttgtccaaaggctgtgtctggtattgcagctcagatttAGAcaaatgaatgggcctgagctgcacccACCACTGAAAATATCTGTTTTCCTAGACAAAACCTCTGTGTGTcacatccacccccccccccccccccccagacagtgtacccgggagagGGCATccccgtttccctgtaaccggcctgccctgtgttccaccgaaaatgttaagttttgtagggagagaaaccatcgggtgtctcgggcatttctgtccttggcctggctcatccacttgagaggggagtggtcagtcaccaggcggaattttctccccaataaataatagcggagagattctagtgcccacttgatagccaggcactctctctccactatactgtaccgggtctcggctggggtgagcttacggctgaggaagacaacgggatgctcctccttgttgacttcctgagacagtacagcactgagacctatttcggaggcatcggtctgtactataaactcccttttgaagtcgggattcacc is a genomic window of Bufo bufo chromosome 1, aBufBuf1.1, whole genome shotgun sequence containing:
- the TMEM127 gene encoding transmembrane protein 127, with product MFAPGGSGGSSMPRRRGHGAHSLPKQPERSLASALPGALSITALCTALAEPAWLHIHGGTCKRQELGVADVLGTEDPELLTKFCMNHQTILLLRVIAGFCFLGIACSMTAFLLDVFGPKHPALKITRRYAFAHILTVLQCATVIGFCYWASELILALQQQHKQYHGSQVYVTFAVSFYLVAGAGGASILATAANLLRHYPSEEEEQALELLSEMEADSYPSEYDVMNPFQPPPAYTP